In one Vibrio sp. VB16 genomic region, the following are encoded:
- a CDS encoding sensor histidine kinase: protein MYSKIKEKIRTTLRYRLFILIFLPIITILLSLIAFSFYWTVNYTWQNALQDVSEKLNIVEFNIKTMQERQNELLRSYSDSYRFKKQLNDTNSSSEEINHWIESHEPFQHFDFVSWVPVDKIENEFSYVSYTQTPAFFDILTASKLNELRPGLADKARITIQQEPIPLTDGFVSRTIYPVRDNDGRLLGYLDGGILLNNNLSVVDEYRDLIYPFTNEQNSEHGTVTIFLRDVRVSTNVVSKSDGLRALGTRVSDTVKEAVLERGDNYIDKAFVFDDWYISAYQPVYDHQNKVVGIFYTGYEVWPLVESYVVNLIEISCAILLVLLILAVLVYRNTNEMFYPIQRISSTVKLIKNGKNGRIGDLELDQEHELAQLGSQFDSMLDQLEKRENEIQSAADQLEYKVVSRTASLNQKTQELEEHIELLNVTRDKLINNEKLAALGKLTAGIAHEINNPITVILGNIQLLQLDFANENPSVAYELENIVNQIDRITNITSSLLQYSRVGNELEMLTDENISDVLQKAITLVRTGTYVKNIDFFTHFSESETVQCNRNQLLQIIINVLMNAIQSMQGKGSLGIFTEDWLVDSKVNGAIIHIQDKGCGISSQEIANVFEPFYTTKSDGTGLGLAVSLSLINLIGGKIEVTSKVGVGSTFSIFLKKCVIPDLDDPLKE from the coding sequence ATGTATAGCAAAATAAAGGAGAAAATCAGGACAACACTTAGGTATCGCCTCTTTATTCTAATTTTTTTGCCGATCATTACCATATTGCTCTCACTGATTGCCTTTAGTTTTTATTGGACCGTCAATTACACATGGCAAAATGCGCTTCAAGACGTTTCTGAGAAACTCAATATTGTTGAATTCAACATCAAAACAATGCAGGAGAGGCAAAACGAATTATTGCGGAGTTACTCAGATTCATATCGTTTTAAAAAACAACTTAATGATACAAATAGCAGCTCAGAAGAGATAAACCATTGGATTGAATCACACGAACCATTTCAACACTTTGATTTTGTAAGTTGGGTACCAGTAGACAAAATAGAGAATGAATTCTCTTACGTTTCTTACACCCAGACCCCTGCATTCTTTGACATATTGACTGCAAGCAAACTTAATGAACTCAGACCTGGATTGGCAGATAAAGCCCGTATTACAATTCAACAAGAGCCAATACCTCTAACCGATGGCTTTGTTAGTAGAACCATCTATCCAGTACGAGATAATGATGGACGATTACTTGGTTACCTTGATGGTGGCATACTTCTAAACAACAATCTTTCTGTTGTTGATGAGTATAGAGATCTTATTTATCCCTTTACGAATGAACAAAATTCAGAGCACGGAACGGTTACCATTTTCTTAAGAGACGTGCGTGTCAGCACCAATGTTGTTTCAAAATCGGATGGACTGCGTGCCCTAGGTACACGAGTTTCAGATACAGTGAAAGAGGCCGTTTTAGAACGGGGTGATAATTATATTGATAAAGCCTTCGTTTTTGATGATTGGTATATCTCTGCCTATCAACCAGTGTATGACCACCAAAACAAGGTAGTGGGCATTTTCTATACGGGTTATGAGGTTTGGCCTCTCGTTGAATCCTACGTTGTTAACCTGATTGAAATCTCATGTGCCATTTTGCTTGTATTGTTGATATTAGCGGTGCTGGTGTACCGAAATACTAATGAGATGTTCTATCCCATACAGCGTATTTCAAGCACGGTTAAGTTGATTAAAAATGGTAAAAATGGACGAATTGGCGATCTTGAACTTGATCAGGAACATGAGTTAGCACAACTAGGCTCACAATTTGACAGCATGTTAGATCAACTTGAGAAAAGAGAGAATGAAATACAGAGTGCGGCCGACCAACTCGAATATAAAGTTGTTTCTCGCACCGCGAGCTTAAATCAGAAAACTCAAGAACTAGAAGAACATATTGAGTTACTCAATGTAACGAGAGACAAGTTAATTAACAACGAAAAACTAGCCGCTCTTGGTAAGCTCACTGCTGGTATTGCCCACGAGATAAACAATCCAATTACGGTAATTTTAGGCAATATACAGTTGTTGCAACTTGATTTTGCAAATGAGAATCCGTCTGTCGCATATGAATTAGAAAATATTGTGAATCAGATAGATAGGATAACCAATATAACCTCAAGCCTGTTGCAATATAGTCGCGTAGGCAATGAACTGGAAATGTTGACGGATGAAAACATTTCAGACGTGCTACAGAAAGCAATTACGCTCGTTAGGACGGGCACTTACGTTAAGAACATCGATTTTTTTACTCACTTTTCAGAAAGTGAGACGGTGCAGTGTAATCGAAATCAACTATTACAGATTATTATAAATGTATTGATGAACGCCATACAATCCATGCAGGGTAAGGGTTCTTTAGGTATTTTTACCGAAGACTGGTTAGTAGATTCAAAAGTTAATGGTGCAATAATTCATATTCAAGACAAAGGCTGTGGGATCAGTTCGCAAGAGATAGCGAATGTTTTCGAACCATTTTATACAACCAAATCTGATGGCACTGGATTAGGGTTGGCGGTATCGCTGAGTTTGATCAATCTAATAGGTGGTAAGATTGAAGTCACATCAAAAGTCGGTGTGGGCTCAACGTTCAGTATATTCTTAAAAAAATGCGTGATACCCGATCTTGATGATCCATTGAAGGAATAG
- a CDS encoding sigma-54-dependent transcriptional regulator, translated as MPTTAKYTTDHPFPIDVQYQGISILIVDDEVGICELLYKALSRLFRQIDTATTIRQAEQLRQRNQYDLVLLDINLPDRSGMDWHEVFENGTNSTDVIFITGYANLQMAIKALKLGASDFILKPFNIDQIYCAVKKCIDNRIEKRNITALKRDVMRYLPAKLIGNSAQSRTLDKQINQYAPSNAAVLIQGESGTGKELVARELHLRSGRSGAFVPLNCGSMDAANLANELFGYCDAHTSNTCRDGLLRIANGGTLFLDEVSELPHNMQSALLRVLEERVVRPLGANRVFTTNVRIVAATNKVLKTQVDKGEFRQDLYYRLNVLSIHVAPLRERSDDLVELIPYFTRLLANEQSVKVPGWSSGEIDALQNYHWPGNIRELRNLIERCILTGNSIAHHWHEISHNPTLDKHRQVINIGGNNSMPMIMDEEIVGYPDDWAMKAVEKAHIVQVVNYCDGNKTAASKKLKISRKTLDRKFKEWGA; from the coding sequence ATGCCAACAACCGCGAAGTATACCACAGACCATCCCTTTCCAATTGATGTGCAATATCAAGGAATATCCATATTAATCGTCGACGATGAAGTTGGCATCTGCGAACTTCTTTATAAGGCATTGAGTCGGCTTTTTAGGCAGATCGATACAGCGACGACTATCAGGCAGGCTGAGCAACTTAGACAGCGAAATCAATATGATCTGGTATTGCTGGATATCAATCTACCTGACCGTTCTGGTATGGACTGGCACGAAGTCTTTGAAAACGGGACCAATAGCACCGACGTCATATTCATTACAGGCTATGCAAACCTGCAAATGGCTATCAAAGCATTAAAGCTTGGCGCAAGCGACTTTATACTGAAGCCATTTAATATTGACCAAATTTACTGTGCGGTTAAGAAATGCATTGATAATCGAATTGAAAAAAGAAATATAACGGCCTTAAAAAGAGACGTTATGCGATATTTACCGGCTAAACTTATTGGTAATTCAGCTCAGAGCCGCACACTGGATAAGCAGATCAATCAATACGCACCGTCTAACGCAGCGGTGTTAATACAAGGTGAATCTGGGACGGGTAAAGAGTTAGTTGCCCGCGAACTTCACCTAAGAAGTGGTCGCAGTGGCGCATTTGTACCTTTGAACTGTGGTTCAATGGATGCGGCTAATCTGGCTAACGAACTGTTCGGATATTGCGATGCACATACGTCGAATACATGCCGCGACGGACTATTAAGAATTGCCAATGGAGGGACCCTATTTTTAGACGAAGTGAGTGAACTTCCGCACAACATGCAATCAGCCCTGTTGAGAGTGCTTGAAGAGCGGGTTGTGCGACCTTTAGGTGCCAACCGTGTCTTTACCACAAATGTAAGAATTGTAGCGGCAACGAATAAGGTTTTAAAGACTCAGGTGGACAAGGGCGAGTTTAGACAAGATTTGTATTACCGTCTAAACGTGTTAAGTATTCATGTCGCCCCTTTAAGAGAACGAAGTGATGATCTGGTTGAGCTGATTCCTTATTTTACAAGGCTTCTAGCAAACGAACAAAGTGTAAAAGTACCAGGATGGAGCAGTGGTGAGATTGATGCGCTGCAAAACTATCATTGGCCCGGAAACATTAGAGAACTGCGCAATTTAATAGAACGTTGTATTTTGACTGGAAATTCGATCGCACACCACTGGCATGAAATATCCCATAACCCAACTTTGGATAAACATCGACAGGTTATCAATATCGGTGGCAACAACTCAATGCCAATGATAATGGATGAAGAAATAGTGGGTTACCCAGATGACTGGGCAATGAAGGCGGTTGAGAAAGCGCATATCGTGCAAGTTGTAAATTACTGCGATGGTAATAAAACGGCGGCTTCTAAGAAACTCAAAATATCCAGAAAAACACTAGACAGAAAGTTTAAAGAATGGGGTGCATAA
- a CDS encoding DUF2960 family protein: protein MARTILYVYKTEEKTLTFSYEKHRTIQEAVAEAEGLDISDFLKMEQQIEAVSTTKAVRDYRDNYFKKLGFGKITLAKKENRGVGEK, encoded by the coding sequence ATGGCCAGAACCATTCTTTATGTATACAAAACAGAAGAAAAAACACTCACATTTTCATATGAAAAGCACCGCACCATTCAAGAAGCCGTAGCGGAAGCAGAAGGCTTAGATATTTCTGACTTTTTAAAAATGGAACAGCAAATAGAGGCCGTATCTACTACCAAAGCGGTAAGAGATTATCGAGATAATTACTTTAAAAAGCTTGGCTTTGGCAAGATTACATTGGCAAAAAAAGAGAATCGCGGTGTAGGTGAAAAGTAA
- the nagK gene encoding N-acetylglucosamine kinase, which translates to MYYGFDVGGTKIEFGAFNEKLERVATERVPTPGDDYQLLVDTIAGMVKKYDQQFEIEGTVGLGLPGMENADDGTVLTVNIKAAKGKPLRRDLESAISRKVLIENDANCFALSEAWDEELQDEKSVIGLILGTGFGGGFVFDGKIFSGHNNVAGEVGHTRLPIDAWFHLGDTGTAPLLECGCDKKGCLDNYLSGRGFELLYAHYYGEKKKAIDIIKAQAEGDENAVEHVERFMELVAICFANLFTGLDPDVVVLGGGLSNYDLLYQELPKRIPKYLMSVAKCPKIIKAKHGDSGGVRGAAFLNIK; encoded by the coding sequence ATGTACTACGGCTTTGATGTCGGCGGCACTAAAATTGAATTTGGTGCATTTAACGAAAAACTGGAACGGGTAGCAACAGAACGCGTTCCAACACCAGGTGATGACTACCAATTATTGGTCGATACCATCGCGGGAATGGTTAAGAAATACGACCAACAGTTTGAGATCGAAGGTACCGTAGGTTTAGGGCTTCCAGGAATGGAAAATGCTGACGACGGAACAGTATTAACCGTAAACATCAAAGCGGCGAAAGGTAAGCCATTAAGACGTGATCTTGAAAGTGCAATTAGCCGTAAAGTTCTTATCGAAAACGACGCGAACTGCTTTGCGCTCTCAGAAGCGTGGGACGAAGAATTGCAGGATGAAAAATCGGTTATCGGCTTGATCTTGGGTACGGGGTTTGGTGGCGGTTTTGTTTTTGATGGAAAGATTTTCTCTGGGCACAACAATGTGGCTGGTGAAGTAGGGCACACACGTCTTCCTATCGATGCATGGTTTCACTTAGGTGATACAGGTACAGCACCTTTATTAGAATGTGGCTGCGATAAAAAAGGTTGTTTAGATAACTATCTTTCTGGGCGTGGATTCGAATTACTTTATGCTCACTACTATGGTGAGAAAAAGAAAGCGATTGATATCATTAAGGCGCAAGCTGAAGGCGATGAAAATGCCGTTGAGCACGTTGAACGCTTTATGGAATTAGTGGCAATCTGCTTCGCCAATTTATTCACCGGCCTTGACCCCGATGTTGTGGTATTAGGCGGTGGTTTATCAAACTATGATTTGCTATACCAAGAACTACCAAAGCGTATACCTAAATATCTCATGTCTGTTGCTAAGTGTCCTAAAATCATCAAAGCAAAACATGGCGATTCTGGCGGTGTACGCGGTGCAGCATTCTTGAATATTAAGTAA
- a CDS encoding tRNA-uridine aminocarboxypropyltransferase yields the protein MRIHSVHKLIEHRHSISTKAFNARGSKVVRCPYCQIAKIYCICPYQPDINSNVSALILMSKNEVLKPSNTGRLIADVIKDTYTFQWNRTEPEKELVALLSSTCYQPIIVFPEEYVADSKRVLEHPDLEALTAKPDGKRLLLVFIDSSWRESRKIFRKSPYLDSLPVVSIKPEILSQYVMRKSDNENHLSTAEVANIVLEMVGEEKAAHNLRLWFELFRESYLLTKTRMGADLSRPALANYVALTNYAALTA from the coding sequence ATGCGAATTCACTCTGTTCATAAACTCATTGAACATAGACACTCTATCTCGACCAAAGCCTTCAACGCGCGTGGTTCTAAGGTGGTGCGATGTCCGTATTGCCAGATAGCAAAAATATATTGCATATGTCCTTATCAACCGGACATCAACAGCAATGTTTCCGCTCTCATTTTGATGTCCAAAAATGAGGTATTAAAGCCAAGTAACACCGGGCGGCTTATTGCAGACGTTATTAAAGATACCTATACCTTTCAGTGGAACAGAACAGAACCTGAAAAAGAACTGGTCGCGCTACTCAGTTCAACATGTTATCAACCCATTATTGTTTTTCCGGAAGAGTATGTAGCTGATAGTAAAAGAGTATTGGAGCATCCAGATTTGGAAGCATTAACTGCAAAACCTGATGGTAAAAGATTATTATTGGTGTTTATTGATAGCAGTTGGCGAGAATCTAGAAAGATATTTCGTAAGTCGCCTTACCTTGACTCGCTACCTGTAGTATCGATAAAGCCAGAAATATTGTCTCAGTATGTAATGCGCAAATCAGATAACGAAAACCACCTTTCTACGGCTGAAGTAGCTAATATTGTATTGGAAATGGTTGGAGAAGAAAAAGCAGCGCATAATTTGCGTCTATGGTTTGAATTATTTAGAGAAAGCTATCTACTGACCAAGACACGTATGGGGGCTGACCTTTCTCGGCCCGCGTTAGCTAACTACGTCGCATTAACTAACTATGCCGCATTAACAGCATGA
- a CDS encoding sterol desaturase family protein, whose amino-acid sequence MKDPAVIRLAFFVAAFGLFALWEWLKPRKALTQKKSIRWINNLSLIISNNVLLTVIMPILAFQAAQFAETESFGLFNLIDLPFWLTVVLSVVILDMVIYLQHMLFHRVPLLWRLHRVHHADQDIDLTTGSRFHPIEIVLSAWIKIGCVMLLGAPALAVVIFEVVLNVSAMFNHSNARMPLALDSWLRKVVVTPDMHRVHHSIVAKETHSNFGFFLSIWDRFFKTYISQPTGGHGGCVIGVPEFREPREQYLDKMLTQPFRV is encoded by the coding sequence ATGAAAGATCCAGCGGTTATTCGTCTCGCATTTTTTGTTGCCGCGTTCGGCCTGTTTGCTCTATGGGAATGGCTCAAGCCCCGAAAGGCACTGACCCAAAAGAAATCCATTCGGTGGATAAACAACCTAAGTCTGATTATATCTAACAATGTTTTACTAACGGTGATCATGCCTATTCTTGCTTTTCAGGCTGCACAATTCGCAGAGACGGAATCGTTCGGTCTGTTTAACCTCATTGACCTCCCGTTTTGGCTAACCGTCGTATTGTCCGTTGTAATCTTAGATATGGTTATCTATCTTCAGCATATGTTGTTCCACCGTGTCCCTCTTCTATGGCGATTACATAGAGTGCATCACGCAGATCAAGATATAGACCTTACGACGGGTTCTCGGTTCCACCCCATTGAAATCGTACTCTCTGCTTGGATTAAAATTGGGTGCGTAATGTTACTTGGAGCGCCCGCATTAGCTGTCGTGATTTTCGAAGTAGTATTAAACGTCAGTGCCATGTTCAACCATAGTAATGCCAGAATGCCATTGGCCTTAGATAGTTGGCTAAGAAAGGTTGTCGTCACACCCGATATGCACCGCGTACATCACTCTATTGTCGCAAAGGAAACGCATTCGAACTTTGGCTTTTTCCTTTCCATTTGGGATAGGTTCTTTAAAACCTATATAAGCCAACCAACTGGCGGTCATGGCGGCTGTGTTATTGGTGTGCCAGAGTTTAGGGAGCCCAGAGAACAGTATTTGGATAAAATGCTAACACAGCCATTTAGGGTGTAA